A part of Streptomyces sp. SLBN-31 genomic DNA contains:
- a CDS encoding SCO6880 family protein, translated as MTTESHLSHPVTPRRTYLIGRARPNAIVGRNRESGEIALIIVGAFLGMMCGLLVPVLSLRIVLLTGFPLLALAAVYVPYKHRTFYKWFEINRSYKRTLKQGTVYRSGVMEAGTRLDGREIEIGPPPGIGRINWLAAPFGPDEIAVLLHADRRTVTAAIEIEGPGVGLRDSEDQEALVDRFGTLLKHVANGDGFVTRLQMLARTLPADPDAHAKDVAVRGDEKAPGWLQQSYDQLQSMVSTSSEQHRAYLVACMHYTRELAAEAQAMARAARPHNGRKVDRDAGLAVVMARELTDICSRLQEADIRVRQPLGQGRLASLIHSMYDPDHPIDHIQAMTKRNAWPAELDAMEPTYLQAKTRESSTRAPWCHATAWVKEWPMTPVGVNFLAPLLVHTPDVIRTVAVTMDLEPTEVAIERMLTEKTNDEAEASRAAKMNRTVDPRDVAAHTRLDQRGEDLASGAAGVNLVGYITVSSRSPEALARDKRTIRASAGKSYLKLEWCDREHHRAFVNTLPFATGIRR; from the coding sequence TTGACGACCGAGTCCCACCTGTCCCATCCGGTCACGCCCCGCCGTACGTATCTCATCGGCCGCGCCCGGCCGAACGCGATCGTCGGCCGGAACCGCGAGTCCGGCGAGATCGCGCTGATCATCGTGGGCGCGTTCCTCGGCATGATGTGCGGGCTCCTCGTCCCCGTTCTCTCCCTGCGCATCGTGCTGCTGACGGGCTTCCCGCTGCTCGCGCTCGCGGCGGTCTACGTGCCGTACAAGCACCGCACGTTCTACAAGTGGTTCGAGATCAACCGCAGTTACAAGCGCACCCTGAAGCAGGGCACCGTCTACCGCTCCGGCGTCATGGAGGCCGGCACGCGCCTCGACGGCCGCGAGATCGAGATCGGCCCACCGCCGGGCATCGGCCGCATCAACTGGCTCGCCGCCCCCTTCGGGCCCGACGAGATCGCCGTACTGCTGCACGCGGACCGCAGGACCGTCACCGCCGCCATCGAGATCGAGGGCCCCGGCGTCGGCCTGCGCGACTCCGAGGACCAGGAAGCCCTCGTCGACCGCTTCGGCACCCTGCTCAAGCACGTCGCCAACGGCGACGGCTTCGTCACCCGCCTGCAGATGCTCGCCCGCACCCTCCCCGCCGACCCCGACGCCCACGCCAAGGACGTCGCCGTCCGCGGCGACGAGAAGGCCCCGGGCTGGCTGCAGCAGTCGTACGACCAGCTCCAGTCCATGGTGTCGACCAGCAGCGAGCAGCACCGCGCCTACCTGGTCGCCTGCATGCACTACACCCGCGAACTGGCCGCCGAGGCCCAGGCGATGGCCCGGGCGGCCCGCCCGCACAACGGCCGCAAGGTCGACCGGGACGCGGGCCTGGCGGTCGTCATGGCCCGCGAGCTCACGGACATCTGCTCGCGCCTGCAGGAGGCCGACATCCGCGTCCGACAGCCCCTCGGCCAGGGCCGCCTCGCCTCCCTCATCCACTCCATGTACGACCCCGACCACCCCATCGACCACATCCAGGCGATGACCAAGCGCAACGCCTGGCCCGCCGAACTCGACGCCATGGAGCCGACGTACCTCCAGGCGAAGACCCGGGAGTCCTCCACCCGCGCCCCCTGGTGCCACGCCACCGCCTGGGTGAAGGAGTGGCCGATGACCCCGGTGGGCGTCAACTTCCTGGCCCCGCTGCTGGTCCACACCCCGGACGTCATCCGTACGGTCGCCGTCACGATGGACCTCGAACCCACCGAGGTCGCCATCGAACGCATGCTGACGGAGAAGACCAACGACGAGGCGGAGGCGAGCCGCGCCGCCAAGATGAACCGCACCGTCGACCCCCGTGACGTGGCCGCCCACACCCGCCTCGACCAGCGCGGCGAGGACCTCGCCAGCGGCGCCGCCGGCGTCAACCTGGTCGGCTACATCACCGTCTCCTCCCGCTCTCCCGAGGCCCTGGCCCGCGACAAACGGACCATCCGCGCCTCGGCCGGAAAGTCGTACCTGAAGCTGGAGTGGTGCGATCGCGAGCACCACCGTGCCTTCGTGAACACGCTTCCGTTCGCCACCGGCATTCGAAGGTAG